The window TTAACACCCAGTAGAAATAATCAAGCTTGCTTAAATTAAGATTATTCCTTAACCACCCTTTTTCTTCTCCGCCAGTTGCTCTTTCAATGATCTTAACTATTGCAGTACTTAACCAACTTCCAATCCCAATTTCACTAAGAAACATTGCACTACTAATACTTCTTGTCCCATCGGTTGCTTCATCGTAGAAAAACTCTAGCTGTCCTACGTAGGAGAAAACTTCTGCACTGCCTATTAGAAAGAACTGTGGAAACAACCAAAACACACTCATGTCTGAAGGGTTAGGGCTGTGGCGTCTCTTTTTTTCTACCAATGCAGCAGAAGCTACAGCAAATATTGAAATGAACAAACCAACTCCAATACGTTGCAAGGATGTGATGCCGCGGGAATGGCCTGTGCGTTTACGGAGGATAGGGACTATCACTTTTTCGTAGATGGGGACAAGAATGAGGGCATTGATGACGCTGAAGATGGGGACAGAACCCGCTGGAATTGTGAAGTTGGAGCCGAGTTTTCGGTCCATGATGTTTGCTTGGCTGATGAAGAAGGTTGAGAGCTGAGCAAAGGATATGGAGAGTGCAATTGTGGATGCCCATACTGGGAGGATTCTTATAAAGGACTTGAATTCTTCTACTTGTGTTACTGTGCAAAGTCTCCAACGGTTCCTTGTGTCGGCCTCAGGATCTGTCACAACTGCTGCCTTGTCCAAGAAACTGCGCCAAGATTTACAAGTCACTCgattaacacacacacacacacatttatacACACACAAGTCACtcgattgatatatatatatatatatatatatatatatatatatatatatatatagtagaatGAATGAGATCGTGATCAAGCAATAGGCTCATGAAAGATAATTAAACCCGAGACCTTTTATTTGGAAATCACGAACCTTAATAGTTAAGACGTTCTTAGAggattgaattaaatttcattaatgtcaaatgttattttttttgctttaaatcaaAAACTAAAGGGTAAGAACAAGCTAGCCTTAGTAGACTGTAAACTAAGaagatgtttgaaaatatagtagtgattgtttttaaaatatttttagtcagaaatgtatttaaataatattttttatttttaaaaaattaatttttacatcagcatattaaaataatctaaaaacataaaaaaataaattaataaattaaattaaatttaaatttttcaaaaatatttttaaaacataaaaacacaacatactctatatatatataataccgACTGCATTTCAGGGAGGAGAAATACTACGTTGGGTAAATAAACTTACCTATATTGTATGGTGTGAGACAACTTTTGGGCGCCCTTAATATCAGATTCAATGGTGTTAACCTCGTAAAGCTCCGTTTGATGTCCCACCAGAACTCCATGCAAATTATTCCTTACAGAAGCCCACATGACCTGAACAAACCTGGTGAAAGGGCTCCCCATGGGTTCTTGGAAACGATAAAAACGAATGCCAGCTACTAAAATGACGATGGAAATAACCATGGCCCCTGTAGGTATCCCAAAACCCCAAGCCCATCCCTTATTATCTTGTATATATACAAATACGGTTATACCAAACAGAGCACCCATATTTATAGCCAGGAAGAACCAATTGAAGAATGCATATTTCTTCGGCACTTCTTTTTTATCTGCCTCATCGAATTGGTCAGCCCCAAAAGTTGAGACGCATGGCTTGATACCGCCGGTACCAAGGGCTATAAGGGCCAGTGCACCATACAAGAACCATGTCTGGCCACCGGTTGCTTTTGGACATGGCCTTACCTTGCATTGTGGTGGACGTAAGCTGTCTATTGAAGCTGAGAGCGTCAATAATACCATTCCCTGCAATCAAGACCAAAACACAATTTGGTCGAACAACAAATTTAGGCCAATCTTATTTCTCAACAAATTTTGGCTATAAGAATCCCTATTGAACATTATGGAGACCAGAGACGCTTGTTCCACCTTGGTAATAGGCCATGTAGAAAGGAAatgagagggggggggggggggggtcctGATTTCTTACCACTGCATAGATGCAAGAGAAAATAATGATGGTCTTGAATCGGCCCAGGTAAGCATCGGCACAAAACGCTCCAAAAAGTGTAAGGACAAAAGCAGCTCCAATCCAGTCAGTCACATGAGTTGCAGCATCTGGAAGTGATTGATGCATTTGAAAGACCAAGTAAGCTACCATGTTCACAGCTATAGCATAAAATGCTAACCTCTCAGCAACTTCATTCACTGGAAGCACCGAAAGGAAAAAATATCAGCCTCTATTGGCCAAGaagccaaattgaagaagaggGAACATGCATAAGCTGCACCAAACGGCaggcaaaacaaaaaccataaactTGAAAGACATTAGCCTCTGTTATTCCTGAAACCATTGACAAATTTGCAAGTGCTGGTTTAATTAAGAACCTATAATAAAAGGAGCAGCTTTCCATCCTCCAGTAGTTCTCTTGTCTGCAATTCTTCCTCGAATATCAACACAACCATTGCTTACCAAAGTCGTTCCCATGCTTTCTTCCTGCAAAATCATCTCCCAGATTTCATGTTAGTAAAGAGAACTAAGCAGGCGTGTACCAAAAAACAACTGAAATTTCAAGAACCATAATTACCATAGCTGTTTGATGGAGCTCCTCTTGTGGGAATTTCTCTAATGATGGTTGCATAAAAGACTGATCAGAATGTTCATCGCCACCCGGTCCAATTCTCTGCATTTTGAAAGACGGATAAAGATTCCAATTACAGTACGTAGTTGAATCTATGCTCTCTGCAGTTAGCTTTAAAGTAAATGTATTGAGCGGAGTATCGAAATTTAGAGTTCATATAATAAGTGACAATGCTTATGACAGCTGGGGACTTCTTGTCGTCATGAAAGCCAAGTCCACTTGCTTACGTTTGGTCTCATATCCTTAATAACGTGTCCTGATGTGCATTGAAATGGTATTTTTTGAACCTTTTTTCAGATTTGTGTTTGGAGGCATTTTGCCGGCTTTGCAATGATTTGTTCCTGAACTTAGGAAACTGGCAAAAAAGAGTAGATATATGTGCACCATGTTGTTGGAACTATTCATATTGCCGCCCTACCTTTTAGATAAAAATCTTGTTTATGCAAGAGCTGTCGAAGTTGTTGCACCTTCTGTCACCGGAAAAAGGGAACGCTGGTGGAGCCACCACGTCCCCTAAAAATTCCTCCACTAGTTTAGGATCATTTTGCCTACAACAAAGATGATGCTTAGACCAAAATGAGAACAAGATCAAATATTGAAATTCTAaccataaactttgattgaaacAGGTTTTACATTTCAGGAATtccgtttttatttttatacttcatTGACATTGGCTCAATTACGTACTCATGACACCTACTGTGGGTGAAGATGCGATGGCCAATTTTCCAAGTCTGAGACTGTTTTGAGGTGGAAGATGATAAGACGATGATAAACATACATTGCTGTCCCCATTGTTTGTTAACGTTTTGAATACTGATATAACCAATTTGTAATGAAACTAACTCCTAAGGTGATTTGCAtgaaattttatgaaattaatactattttgaaataaaaagggaTGATCTAAGCGTGGGATTAAAGTTTGGGGCCAATCGGCAATTTGAAGATATCTCAAACTCAGGATCAAGTTAAAAATCAAGACTTGATAGCTAGGAGTTAAATTGTATGATAAACAAACAATAGCGACTAAAATGAATTGTGATGTCTTTATCTTCAACCTCTAACGGGTTTCAGGCTTTCAGCAGCAGAAAACGGGCTATCTTGACTCGGATAACGACCAGCAATAAACCCAAAGTAGGTCCCCAACCATGCCCCTGTGTACGCACGATCTGTCTTCGTCACAAGATCAAGGCTGTGCTTTGTTAGTGTTTGAGTTGAACAAAAATACGTATAGTTGAAATGGtagaatttttagaaatttgttttaaaacatgttaaCGGTGgtatttgatatcaaaataaaaatgaggtttacttatttttagaattacaattttgttagaaattattctctattaaaaattgtttaacatcaacataattaaaataaattataaataaataagagattcattttaaaaaaatatatttgattagtaTATTTTGTGAAACTCAAACTTTCCATCCCACATCAAAAAAATACGAAAAACATTTATTGGTTATATAgcataacattgaaaatttaaagatagATTTGCAGGGCCTTAAGCTTAAGCCACATGCAAGCACTAATTGAGCTTGGATCTTAGATTACGAGCTTGagtttttcatgaaataaatttttaacttgtaaaaaaatataatttatctatttattttaaacttgaGTTTGTTTGAGTTggttgtaaaataatattttaagtttttaacccataaaaattattttttttatccattgtaTTTAGTTAGCTCATTAATGAATAGTTTGCATAAAAATCTTTCACTtcataaacaattttattttctaaatatgttaggttttaagacaaaaacaattagaatattttttttatctgttttcgGGTAAATTATCATGAGTATtctataaattgattatttttttatttttcaataaattttttgaatattatacTTTCTAACTTGAAATTTGAAGGCATATAATATTTTACAcccttagaatttaatgctagtaaaaaatcaacaaaaaaaatatttatttataaaactgtcattatatttgaaataattatcaaaagacacagtataatatatatataaaaaacataatatacacAATTTCACTTGTTGTCTGATCAAGATTTTTCTAGACATCAAGCTCTACTACAATAACTCTTATGCATAATCCTTCTGCGAAGTAGAAACCAAACTGCTCAACTGGATCATCGTTTTTACTCACCGAGTCCTTGAACTTAACCAACAATTTCACAACTTGATCAGTTTTGGACTCGACAAGTTGAGCACACTCAACAAGCATTTTCAAAACCAGATAATTGTATAATTTCCTTTGACCCTCcaatgattttagtttttactgTTGGTGGAGGTAGTGGCGAGGGTGACATTGTGGGCTTGATTTCTTGAGGAGGAGATGGGGCGACCCAGAGCGAATTAAAGATAACTCTATTAAGATCAGATGGTAGAGAGAAGCCAACAGTAAGTCGACGGGGACAAGTAGCTATGAACCCATACACAGTTAGCTTAGGATTTGGTGTGGTGGGGCACCAGGAATTGGTGTAGTTACTGCTTCGGCGTGGTGTTCTTCCTCGAAGAGTGTGAGTTTTTGTCTGACATTAATGGAAAGAGATTTTGGTCATGGAACAATTGAAAGTTGAAACGCTATCTATGGTAATGGACACAATTAGCTTTGAAAACGCTTCAGCAAGCTAACAGGAAACAAATTCTCTCAAgtgaagggattttttttttattttgttggtttatttAAGTGTAAGATCCAAGTGTATCAACTGGCCTTGTACTTaaagatttgttttatttgttttttattagaaaaatattacaagCTTCCAAATTATAAGTCACGAACCCAAATACAAGGAAGCAAAAAAGAGTTCAAGTAAACCATGACCATATAACTTATGATCATGTAACTTAATtagttaagttttaaatttatttttttaaaattattaattcaagtattataaattttagaattattaaaaacttatataattattaaatttaaaagttatgtGATTAATTGAAATGCATATAAACGATTTGATTACCTCcactaatttaaaaacaaaagttcaAGTATAAATACGGATAGAAGAGAAAAGGGTTGGTTAATTGCTCTGCATGGATCGAGAGAGTGAGCTCTATACATGCACATACACCCCCTCCAACAATCTCTCTCTGTCTCGCTGAGACCAAGAATTGAAATGATGATTTTGCTTTTCTATTCTTCTCTGGTTCATGTTGTGGAATGATTCGAGCAGAGTGGGGTCTTGTGATAGCCattttgatgaaaagaaaagttCAGATTTTTGGGTGATTTTTGGTGAAATTTCTGGTGAGGACAGTGGTAGCTATGAAGGTTGAGGTATCCGGGTCCGAGAGAGAATGAGATTTGGAGAAAATAAGGGGtattgttatattttcattgatttttaaaatctgtTTTTACcgtgtaatatttaaaaaattagttgtaAATTGAGAGAATGATCAACTCATAGATGCTAGAATAATTTACCATTTGTTTTGTGACATGTAATTaagtcaaaataataataattaattttggtaattactataattaatattgagtcaattttaattttaaaaattattataaaaatggtTGAACGAGAAATGTTTTTCATACTTGACAACATCTTATCTACCTTCTTCTATactgttttaaattaattttccctTCAGTTTTTGCCCTCTTCTCTCTCTGTTCtagagttttgatttttgtactttatagaaaaattttaagttttattttatttaaatttcatagatattatttagaaatataattaaataaaataatgttgttgtAATTCTTGGAGGCTGGTTGTAGCCATTCCATTTGCTCCAAtaaacaagtaattaaaaaaactttaaaggtaaaaatttgattattaacgacaataaatttttatataaattatattataagtcCTTCAACAAATAAGTGTTACTAAACAacctatttaattattttttatgctattttatataagcatatttttattgtgttgtaaggctttaatttgattttctagaataactctttaaacaaataatcAATATGAATTAACTTTACATTTTTATATCAGGTCAttagtaaatttttaataacagaaataaaatatataaaaataaatttatttttaaaatagaaaagaaatgggGATATATCATCatcaaccaaataaaatataaaaataattattttatcttatatatattagatataatttttccactcttttatccttttttttctttattatttttttgtggtgtTTGTCATTACAgtctaactatattttttaatttttattaaattattttgatatgctaatatcaaaattaagttttaaaaaataaataaaaatattatttttatatattttaaagcaaaaaatttgaaaaacaattttcacaaaaaatttgaatttttttacttaaaataatttttttaatatttttaaatcgttttagatgttaatattaaaaataagttttaaaaataaaaaaatattttttaaataaaaaatattttaaaaaataatatgttaatCGTCCAATAAACACTTTATCAAACATGCAATTCATCTTTTTATTCCATAGTGCCAAATGATTAAGAGACGCGTTGGCAAATGGCAAATGAGTTGCACGTGGCCTCTTTGACTGACAGTTTACTTAGCGTGTCCGTTAACTTCTACTTTCATCCCATCCAATCTATAAAACACTCTTCTctcctttaaaattaaacagtaaagtaatttgatatttttactcTCAACATCAAAGAAGACAACGAGGTTTAATGTCTGAAAAGTGCCACGTTGAATGTCTGAAAAGTGCCACGTTGGGTCTTACTCACTCTCAAATATCCGTATCAAGGTATGAATATTCCTCGCGTCATTTATTATAgcatcaccaaaaaaaaaacccagctcCTCTGCCATGGTACAAGTGATCTTAAAGAGTTTTATCAGTCCCTGTAAATTGAAAGTTGATCGGCTAGAGTAGAGATGGAAGTGAGATGGGACTCTTTTGCTGGGATTTTTTTGGTGGGATTGATATTGGGTTTTGCAGAGATTGCTAATGGAGGAATAACAAGCAGTTATGTAAGAAATGATGATTTATCTCTTGATATGCCATTAGACAGTGATGTGTTTAGAGTCCCTCCTGGCTATAATGCTCCTCAACAGGTGAGTACTGCTTCTTTCATATTCTGAATTTTACTACTTGCTATACCATGGTGTTGTGTTTTTCATTTCTGTGTAATGACCAAAGGTTCATATAACACAAGGAGACCATGAGGGGAAGGGTGTGATTGTGTCTTGGGTTACACCAGATGAGCCTGGTTCAAAGACAGTGCTTTACTGGGCTGAAAATAGTGAGCTAAAAAATTCTGCAGATGGCTTTATTTTGAAGTATAGATACTTCAATTACACTTCTGGGTATATTCACCACTGCACCATTAAGGATTTGGAGGTATGCACTATGCTCAAAGTTTTCACTCAGGAAGTAAGATTGTGATTTGTAATTCAGTTTTATTATGATTGCAGTTTGATACCAAATATTACTATGAGGTTGGAATTGGAAACACAACAAGACAATTCTGGTTTATCACTCCTCCTAGACCTGGCCCTGATGTCCCATACACATTTGGTCTCATAGGTATagttcatatttatttattcattttaattctCGATTTCAAGAAAACGATTTTGTTAGAGTAATTTATACTTGTATCAATGTTTCCGTAAGATTATATCTTCATATCACACTTGATCTAACATCTTGAGCAGGGGATCTTGGTCAAACTCATGATTCAAACAGGACAGTTACCCACTATGAGTTAAATCCAACAAAGGGACAGACATTGTTGTTCGTGGGGGATCTGTCTTATGCAGATGATTATCCATTTCATGACAACTCGAGGTGGGATACTTGGGGAAGGTTCGTAGAGAGAAGTGCGGCTTATCAACCTTGGATTTGGACTGCAGGGAATCATGAAATTGACTTTGTTCCTGAAATTGTATGCatcttaattattcttatttcgCTTTTTAGCCCAGTGTTTTCAATTAATTGAGAAGTTGTTGCTTATATTTCGTGTTTCTCTGAGATTTTAACCACGATTTTCTTGATCAAACATTGGTAATGCTGTTGCAGGGTGAAAGGAAACCATTTAAGCCTTATTCCCACCGTTATCATGTCCCATATAGAGCATCAGGGAGCACATCTCCGATGTGGTACTCCATCAAGAGAGCTTCAGCATACATCATTGTCTTGTCCTCTTACTCAGCTTATGGTAGATTTTCTTTCACTCTTGGTACTTTTTGATACTCTA is drawn from Populus nigra chromosome 5, ddPopNigr1.1, whole genome shotgun sequence and contains these coding sequences:
- the LOC133694231 gene encoding protein NRT1/ PTR FAMILY 8.2-like, which encodes MGTAMYVYHRLIIFHLKTVSDLENWPSHLHPQQNDPKLVEEFLGDVVAPPAFPFSGDRRIGPGGDEHSDQSFMQPSLEKFPQEELHQTAMEESMGTTLVSNGCVDIRGRIADKRTTGGWKAAPFIIVNEVAERLAFYAIAVNMVAYLVFQMHQSLPDAATHVTDWIGAAFVLTLFGAFCADAYLGRFKTIIIFSCIYAVGMVLLTLSASIDSLRPPQCKVRPCPKATGGQTWFLYGALALIALGTGGIKPCVSTFGADQFDEADKKEVPKKYAFFNWFFLAINMGALFGITVFVYIQDNKGWAWGFGIPTGAMVISIVILVAGIRFYRFQEPMGSPFTRFVQVMWASVRNNLHGVLVGHQTELYEVNTIESDIKGAQKLSHTIQYSFLDKAAVVTDPEADTRNRWRLCTVTQVEEFKSFIRILPVWASTIALSISFAQLSTFFISQANIMDRKLGSNFTIPAGSVPIFSVINALILVPIYEKVIVPILRKRTGHSRGITSLQRIGVGLFISIFAVASAALVEKKRRHSPNPSDMSVFWLFPQFFLIGSAEVFSYVGQLEFFYDEATDGTRSISSAMFLSEIGIGSWLSTAIVKIIERATGGEEKGWLRNNLNLSKLDYFYWVLTSINAVNLAVYVWIAVLYKGRGGAVGSVRSESVFEMGDGVLLEKEDDKGEKF
- the LOC133693510 gene encoding purple acid phosphatase 2-like, whose protein sequence is MEVRWDSFAGIFLVGLILGFAEIANGGITSSYVRNDDLSLDMPLDSDVFRVPPGYNAPQQVHITQGDHEGKGVIVSWVTPDEPGSKTVLYWAENSELKNSADGFILKYRYFNYTSGYIHHCTIKDLEFDTKYYYEVGIGNTTRQFWFITPPRPGPDVPYTFGLIGDLGQTHDSNRTVTHYELNPTKGQTLLFVGDLSYADDYPFHDNSRWDTWGRFVERSAAYQPWIWTAGNHEIDFVPEIGERKPFKPYSHRYHVPYRASGSTSPMWYSIKRASAYIIVLSSYSAYGKYTPQYKWLEKELPKVNRTETPWLIVLMHCPMYNSYAHHYMEGETMRVMYEPWFVEFKVDVVFAGHVHAYERSERISNVAYNIVNGLCTPIRDQSAPIYITIGDGGNLEGLVTSMTEPQPSYSAFREPSFGHGILDIKNRTHAYFGWHRNQDGYAVEADSVWLHNRFWNPVRASYVAAL